The Maridesulfovibrio hydrothermalis AM13 = DSM 14728 DNA window GGTTGTCGATGTAAAATCAGCGTGTCAGCTCAAGTTGACGTGCTTACGGGGGGAGTTGTTAAAATTACAAATATAATTGTTAAATTACAGTGTGATATGAATGTGTGTTAATCTGGTTGACACCGCGTTCACATTGGTTGTCATGGAGCTGCCGGTTTTAGAGGGAAGCGGACTTAACGGGGGAAGAAGTAGATTGAATATAAGTGTGTCTGTGGCTCGTTCAGGCGTATCTATCTGTAATAATAGTTAAAGATATTGAAGCAGGTTCTCATGGTTATAGCCGTTGCAGATCTGGTGTTGATGAGGTTACCCTAGCGAAGCAGATTTTCACGAAAAGCAAATGGCATTAATCATGCTTTAAAGGTAGCTGGTTAAACATATTGTCCAGCATGTATTTTTGCATGGTTAAAACTTGATCTTATCGGGTCTAAAAAGAGTAACATGGATTTTAAAAAGGAAAATTTTAATAAACCGGATGTCTGCCCTGAAGATGTTCTTGAAGAACTCAACACCCTGCGTGGAAGGGTGGCAGAGCTGGAAGCTACGCGCACTTTGTGCGGCAGCTTTGATAAAGATTGCAACCTGAGCATTAACAAAGTTGCTCCGCAAGGCGCAGATAATGATTATTGCTTTGAAGATTATTTCGATGTGGAGGCCATCCAGCAAATTCAAGATGCCTTCTCCAAAGCGACTAATGTAGCTTCTGTTATTACTGATCTTGACGGCAGACCCATAACCCGTCCCAGTCACTTTTGCAGACTTTGCGGTGTTATTCGCAAGACTCCCAAAGGTCTGAAAAATTGTATGCGCTCTGACGCCTCTTTTGGTACTAAGAGTCCGCTGGAACCTATTATGCGCCCTTGCCTGAGTGGTGGGCTATGGGATGGGGGAACCAGTTTTTATGTGGGGGACCGTCATATTGCCAACTGGATAATAGGACAGGTGCGCTGCCCGCCCATCAATGATGAACGGATAAAGAAATATGCTCATGAAATAGGTGCGGACGAGGAAGAATTTATGGAGGCTCTCAAAGAGGTTCCGGTTATGTCTCGTGAACAGTTTTTGAATGTCTGCAATGTCCTCTGCCTCATCGCCAATCAGATTTCCATTTTGGCACGCAAAAATTTCCTGCAATCTCAGGCTATCGCCAGACGGCAGGTTGCTGAAGCTGCTCTCCGGGAAAGTGAAGAGCGTTTCCGCCAGCTTTCCGAGTCCACTTTTGAGGCTATTTTCATCCATCATAAAGGTGAAATTCTTACCACCAACAAGGCCGGACAGTGTATGTTCGGATATTCTCAGGAGGAGTTTGCCGGACTTAATATAGATGATCTGGCCGATCCTGAATACCGTGACGAGGTACGTGAACGTACAGCTCAAAATGGAAAATCCCGCTTTGATGCCAATTTCCGCTGCCGGCGTGGAAAAATGCTTATTTGTGAAATTCAGCAGCGTGATATCATTTTTCAAGGGGAAAAGGTTGGTGTCTGCGCAATTCGGGATATTACTGAACGTATTGAATCTGAACGGCAGGCTAAAGAAAAAGAGCAGCAGCTTATTCAGGCTGACAAAATGGTTTCACTCGGGGTTCTGGTTTCAGGGATGGCTCATGAGATCAATAATCCTAACAGCTTTATGACTTTGAATCTGCCTTTGCTGGAAGAGATATGGAGTGATATAACTCCCGTTCTTGAGGGATATTATCATGAGAACGGTGAATTCTTAGCAGGCGGACTGGAGTACTCGGAGCTAAGAAACTACATGCCCGATCTGCTTTCGAGAATGCAGGAGGGGGCAATCCGCATCAGCGGGATAGTAAACAGCCTTAAGGACTACTCCCGCTTACAGCCCGGAGAGTTGATGTGGGAAGTAGATCTTACTGATGTGATTAATAATTCTTTGCGATTGCTTGAAAATCTGATCAGCCAGAAGACTGCAAAATTTGAGAAAAATCTTGCCGGTTCATTACCGACGGTACGCGGTAACTCACAGCGGTTGTCGCAGGTGCTTATTAATCTGCTGGTCAATTCCTGCGAAGCTCTCTCTGACCGCAAACAGAGAATTTGTCTTTCATCTGAGTATATTGAAGCGGAAAAAAGGATCGAAATAGTTGTTCGCGATGAAGGTGTGGGGATTGCCGAAGAACATTTGAAAAAAATTATGGACCCTTTTTTTACGACTAAACGTGACAGCGGAGGAACCGGTCTGGGCCTATCCGTTTCTGCTACAATTGTTCAGGAACATGGCGGAGAGCTTGTATTTGCAGCTAATCCCGGGGGAGGAGCCGTCGCTAAATTTTCAATTCCGATAATCGAAAAAGAGGATGAAAATGCATAAAACAACAGGGCTTAATCCAAGGTTTCCTCTCTTGCTGGTAGATGATGAGGATTCATGGCTGCAAAGTTTTCGGGCTACCTTGCGGTCACAGGGTATTGATAACGTTGTGCTCTTAAATGACGGAACCAAGGTCATGGATATTTTGGGGCAGCAGAAGTTTTGTGCCGTGGCAGTTGACCTTATGATGCCGGGTGTTTCCGGTGAAGAGCTTATTCCTCAGATTGTTACGGAGTATCCGGAACTTCCTGTACTGGTAATCTCCGGACTTAATGAAATAAAGGCGGTGGTGAATTGTATCCGTAAAGGTGCTTTTGATTTCATTGTCAAAACAGAGGATCGCAATACTCTTATTGCCGGAGTGCGTCATGCCATTGAAATTTTTGAATTGCGGGATGAAAACAGTTCCCTGCAGGAAAGGTTTTTTAAATCCGGTCCGGATCGTCCGGAACTGTTTTCAGACATTATCACTGCCCACAAGGGCATGTTTTCCATATTTAAATATATAGAGGCAATAGCTGAAACCTCACGTCCGGTGCTTATTACCGGAGAAAGCGGCGTGGGCAAAGAACTTATTGCGAGGGCTGTGCATAATGCCAGCGGACGTAAGGGGGATTTTGTTGCAGTCAATATTGCCGGTCTTGATGACAATATTTTTTCAGATACATTATTCGGTCATAAAAAGGGTGCTTTTACCGGAGCAACGCAGGCTAGAGTCGGGCTGGTTGAAAAAGCCAAGAACGGAACCCTTTTCCTTGATGAAATAGGTGATTTGAGTCCTACATCCCAGACAAAGTTGCTGCGACTGTTGCAGGAGCACGAGTTTATGCCTTTAGGGTCAGATATGGCAA harbors:
- a CDS encoding PocR ligand-binding domain-containing protein, giving the protein MDFKKENFNKPDVCPEDVLEELNTLRGRVAELEATRTLCGSFDKDCNLSINKVAPQGADNDYCFEDYFDVEAIQQIQDAFSKATNVASVITDLDGRPITRPSHFCRLCGVIRKTPKGLKNCMRSDASFGTKSPLEPIMRPCLSGGLWDGGTSFYVGDRHIANWIIGQVRCPPINDERIKKYAHEIGADEEEFMEALKEVPVMSREQFLNVCNVLCLIANQISILARKNFLQSQAIARRQVAEAALRESEERFRQLSESTFEAIFIHHKGEILTTNKAGQCMFGYSQEEFAGLNIDDLADPEYRDEVRERTAQNGKSRFDANFRCRRGKMLICEIQQRDIIFQGEKVGVCAIRDITERIESERQAKEKEQQLIQADKMVSLGVLVSGMAHEINNPNSFMTLNLPLLEEIWSDITPVLEGYYHENGEFLAGGLEYSELRNYMPDLLSRMQEGAIRISGIVNSLKDYSRLQPGELMWEVDLTDVINNSLRLLENLISQKTAKFEKNLAGSLPTVRGNSQRLSQVLINLLVNSCEALSDRKQRICLSSEYIEAEKRIEIVVRDEGVGIAEEHLKKIMDPFFTTKRDSGGTGLGLSVSATIVQEHGGELVFAANPGGGAVAKFSIPIIEKEDENA
- a CDS encoding sigma-54-dependent transcriptional regulator gives rise to the protein MHKTTGLNPRFPLLLVDDEDSWLQSFRATLRSQGIDNVVLLNDGTKVMDILGQQKFCAVAVDLMMPGVSGEELIPQIVTEYPELPVLVISGLNEIKAVVNCIRKGAFDFIVKTEDRNTLIAGVRHAIEIFELRDENSSLQERFFKSGPDRPELFSDIITAHKGMFSIFKYIEAIAETSRPVLITGESGVGKELIARAVHNASGRKGDFVAVNIAGLDDNIFSDTLFGHKKGAFTGATQARVGLVEKAKNGTLFLDEIGDLSPTSQTKLLRLLQEHEFMPLGSDMAKRSSARIITATHQSIAAMQEQGRFRKDLFFRLRGHMLQIPPLRERIEDLPLLISHFVDEVQADAETGLNVDVHEISAFLNNYSFPGNIRELQHLIHDGASICGHKELKANDLKSLLVASGDFLSSVDVSGSGESVSFGTRLPTLQEVRAKLIDEALRRTNGNQSSAAQLIGVTRQAVSKYLKKNSDI